One region of Wyeomyia smithii strain HCP4-BCI-WySm-NY-G18 chromosome 3, ASM2978416v1, whole genome shotgun sequence genomic DNA includes:
- the LOC129733051 gene encoding uncharacterized protein LOC129733051 yields MYWRTEPDVFTFSTAYATDVQRPTKRQALRVVMSPFDPIGVLCFFLIHGKIFIQELWRAKTDWDELIPEALCERWVRWTEKFQFLDQIKIPRCYFGNRTTQEIETTQLHIFVDASEDAYACVAYIRAVVPNEIEMALVGGKAKVAPLKVQSIPRLELMAAVIGVRLAKTIVKEHTLRFDEVIFWSDSKTVMAWIHSDHRKYRQFVACRVGEILLKSEATQWRWIPTKENVADDATKWGKGPCLSSNNRWFQGPSFLHQTEKQWPSWSEPAAEPTTEELRACMFYHVTTAAQAVDWKRFSSWMHLLKSVAYGYRFSRNLKQKAAKQKVQRGLLTQDELVTAEQLIFSWVQWEQYPDEMTVLSGDQKVPTRLRTKLERTSRIRTLSPYVDEFGVLRSDSRIAAARYVAYDTRYPVILPKEHIVTRLLVSWYHQEYLHANVETVVNELRQRFHISKLRSLVREVGKGCMKCKIKKAVPMVPRMAPLPAARLQAFTRPFSYVGVDFFGPIAVRVNRSINKRWIALFTCMTTRAVHLEVVHTLTTESCKMAIRRFIGRRGAPVEVRSDRGTNFVGSSNELLKEMNEINSQLAETFTNVGTRWVFNPPGAPHMGGALQRLVRSVKTALAASRVPSEETLATLVAEAESVVNSRPLTYIPLETEQQEALTPNHFLLLNSSGVVQTPKNLSDPKLAGRAEWNLCQVMLDAFWRRWVREYLPTIARRTKWFEEVPPIGVGDIVVVVEEKVRNGWIRGRVVETKPGRDGRVSSAVVQTGNGLVHRPVSKLARLDLETDSGESKAEEEPALRVGEL; encoded by the coding sequence ATGTATTGGAGAACAGAGCCAGatgtttttacattttccaCGGCATATGCAACGGACGTGCAGCGACCCACAAAGCGGCAGGCATTACGGGTGGTGATGAGCCCGTTTGATCCGATAGGCGTTCTATGCTTCTTTCTTATCCACGGTAAAATATTCATTCAAGAATTGTGGAGAGCAAAAACGGATTGGGACGAGCTGATTCCCGAAGCGTTGTGCGAAAGATGGGTACGATGGACGGAGAAGTTTCAGTTTCTGGACCAGATAAAAATTCCGAGATGCTATTTCGGAAACCGGACAACGCAGGAAATCGAGACCACACAGTTGCATATTTTCGTAGACGCGAGCGAAGACGCTTACGCTTGTGTAGCGTACATTCGGGCTGTTGTACCGAATGAAATCGAAATGGCGCTAGTGGGAGGCAAAGCAAAAGTTGCACCCCTGAAAGTACAGTCGATTCCGAGGTTGGAGCTGATGGCTGCGGTGATTGGTGTGAGACTGGCTAAAACGATAGTCAAGGAACACACGCTACGATTCGACGAGGTGATTTTCTGGAGCGACTCGAAGACGGTGATGGCGTGGATCCACTCCGACCATCGGAAATATCGGCAGTTTGTCGCTTGCCGTGTAGGAGAAATACTCTTGAAATCGGAGGCCACACAATGGCGGTGGATTCCGACTAAGGAAAACGTAGCGGACGATGCTACCAAGTGGGGGAAAGGTCCATGTCTATCATCGAACAATCGGTGGTTCCAAGGCCCTAGTTTCCTGCACCAAACGGAGAAACAGTGGCCGTCATGGTCAGAGCCAGCTGCGGAACCCACCACAGAGGAGCTAAGAGCGTGCATGTTCTATCACGTAACAACAGCAGCACAGGCAGTCGACTGGAAAAGATTTTCCTCGTGGATGCACTTATTGAAGTCGGTGGCTTATGGGTACAGATTCAGCCGAAACCTAAAACAAAAAGCCGCAAAGCAAAAAGTGCAGCGTGGGCTGCTAACGCAGGATGAGCTGGTGACAGCAGAACAGCTTATATTTAGTTGGGTTCAATGGGAACAATATCCCGATGAAATGACAGTTCTAAGTGGTGACCAGAAAGTGCCAACGCGACTGCGGACAAAATTAGAGAGAACCAGCAGAATTCGTACCCTGTCACCTTATGTTGATGAATTTGGCGTGCTCCGCTCGGACAGTCGAATCGCTGCGGCTAGGTATGTAGCCTATGACACTCGATACCCCGTTATTCTACCGAAGGAACATATAGTGACTCGCTTACTGGTGAGTTGGTATCATCAAGAGTATTTGCACGCGAATGTAGAGACCGTTGTTAATGAGCTAAGGCAACGTTTTCATATATCGAAGCTGAGATCGCTAGTCCGCGAGGTCGGAAAGGGATGTATGAAGTGTAAAATTAAGAAGGCGGTGCCAATGGTTCCTCGAATGGCACCACTCCCGGCAGCAAGGCTACAGGCGTTTACCCGCCCGTTTTCATACGTGGGGGTGGATTTCTTCGGGCCCATTGCGGTGCGTGTCAATCGCAGCATCAACAAGCGATGGATAGCGCTATTTACGTGCATGACAACCCGTGCCGTACACCTCGAGGTGGTACACACTTTAACGACTGAGTCCTGTAAAATGGCCATCCGACGTTTCATAGGACGCCGAGGTGCACCGGTAGAGGTACGAAGCGACAGAGGTACGAACTTCGTAGGATCAAGCAATGAGCTACTAAAGGAGATGAACGAGATTAATTCTCAACTTGCGGAGACGTTCACGAACGTGGGCACAAGATGGGTGTTTAATCCACCGGGAGCGCCACACATGGGTGGCGCATTGCAGAGGCTGGTTAGGTCGGTTAAGACGGCTCTAGCGGCTTCGAGGGTTCCTAGTGAGGAGACATTGGCGACGTTGGTGGCGGAAGCTGAGAGTGTGGTGAACTCGCGTCCACTGACGTATATTCCACTCGAGACAGAGCAGCAAGAGGCTTTAACACCAAACCATTTCCTTTTACTAAACTCCAGCGGTGTGGTTCAAACCCCAAAGAATCTTTCAGATCCCAAACTAGCGGGCAGAGCGGAGTGGAATTTGTGTCAGGTAATGCTGGACGCTTTCTGGCGTCGTTGGGTCCGCGAATACCTCCCAACAATCGCACGGCGTACGAAGTGGTTTGAGGAAGTGCCACCGATCGGAGTTGGCGATATAGTAGTCGTGGTAGAGGAGAAAGTGAGAAACGGATGGATTCGTGGAAGAGTTGTCGAGACTAAACCTGGAAGGGACGGAAGGGTTAGCTCGGCAGTAGTACAGACGGGCAACGGACTCGTACATCGACCAGTGTCAAAGCTGGCGCGCTTGGACTTAGAAACGGACTCCGGAGAGAGTAAAGCGGAAGAGGAACCAGCTTTACGGGTCGGGGAACTGTAA